TCAACAGCCGAGACAAGAGCTCTCACCACGCACAGATGCCGGCCCGCAAACGCGCCTCCGAggccgcgagcccgcccCCCAAACGACGGTCGacgcgccaggccgccgccgccgccgccgccgtctcgtcgaccGCGACTGAGCCTCCGTCTTCATCCAAGCCACGAGTCAGCAAGGCCAAGCCAAGCAGCAAGGCGCAAAGCAAGGCCACGAAGCAATCCAAGGCCGAAACGCCCATCAAGCCGCGAAGCAAgccgcccaagcccgacAAGCCGGCCTCCAGACCGAATGTcaacggcgcggcgggctcacGATCCGTCTCCGAGGATCCGGATCCCGACTCCATCCCCGTGACGAATCCCGAGGCGCCGCGTCATGAGGGCGAGTGGTACTGGCTCATGAAGGCAGAGCCGGAGACGCGCCTCGAGAACGGCATCGACGTGCGCTTCTCCATTGATGACCTGCGCGCAAAGACCAAGCCCGAGGGCTGGGACGGTGAGCACCCACCCCCGCGCGGACCTCGACGGGCATGTTGAGCGGTTACTGATGGCCCGCGGCAGGCATCCGTGCGTATGCAGGTGAGTGGGCGCATGCCAAGGCACGCTCTATAGCGCGCAAACTGACGCCTCGCAGCGCGTAACCACATGAGAAGCATGAAcgcgggcgacaaggccTTCTTCTACCACTCCAACTGCAAGGAGCCCGGCATCGCGGGCACCATGGAGATTGTCCGCGAGTTCTCCGAGGACAGTACGTCGGGCCACGCGCGCACCTCTCATGCCATGCCTCATGTCACTCACCTCTGTTAGAAAGCGCCCGCCGTCCCGGCACACCGTATTACGacccctcgtcgacgcgcgagAACCCCCGCTGGagcctcgtccacgtcgagtTTCGCTCCAAGCTCGCCGTGCCCATCAcgctgcgggagctgcgGGAGCTGGGCAAGCCCGGCGGGCCCCTCGAGAACATGCAGATGCTCAAGCAGTCGCGGCTCAGCGTCAGCCGCGTCACCAAGGACGAGTGGGATGCGCTGTGCAGAAttgccgacgacaaggcgaAGGAGGCCGGGCGGGAGCACGAGACGGAAAAGTGACGCGCGCTCAAGGAGGGCCCACTCTTGCAGCAGGCGCGGGCGGACAGCACATCT
This region of Purpureocillium takamizusanense chromosome 9, complete sequence genomic DNA includes:
- a CDS encoding uncharacterized protein (COG:S~EggNog:ENOG503P2G8) gives rise to the protein MPARKRASEAASPPPKRRSTRQAAAAAAAVSSTATEPPSSSKPRVSKAKPSSKAQSKATKQSKAETPIKPRSKPPKPDKPASRPNVNGAAGSRSVSEDPDPDSIPVTNPEAPRHEGEWYWLMKAEPETRLENGIDVRFSIDDLRAKTKPEGWDGIRAYAARNHMRSMNAGDKAFFYHSNCKEPGIAGTMEIVREFSEDKSARRPGTPYYDPSSTRENPRWSLVHVEFRSKLAVPITLRELRELGKPGGPLENMQMLKQSRLSVSRVTKDEWDALCRIADDKAKEAGREHETEK